GTTTTACCATGGCGACCGAGCGCGAGTACGCTCGTCAGTATGGATTGAATCGGGAACGTCTGGCCCTGGCCAAGCCTGATGCAGTGGTCATGCACCCCGGCCCGATCAATCGCGGCGTGGAAATTGCTCCGGATGTGGCCGATGGGCCCCATTCCCTTATTTTGAATCAAGTGACCAACGGAGTGGCCGTGCGCATGGCGCTCCTTTACCTGGTCCTGGGAGGCGGTCGCAATGCCGATGCTGATTAGAGGCGCGCGGGTCATCGACCCGGGAAAACTGGACCAGGTGAGCGATGTCCTGATCGAAAAGGGGCGCATCGCCGCGGTGCAGCCGGTCGGCACACTGGATCGAGTGGGCGGCGAAAGCGAGATGCAGGTCATCGAAGCGCAGGGCTTATGGTTGACGCCGGGGCTCATCGACATGCATGTCCATTTTCGCGAGCCGGGACAGGAGTATAAAGAGACGATCCTCACCGGCAGCCGGGCCGCGGCGGCGGGCGGGTTCACGGCCGTAGCCACCATGCCCAACACCGATCCGGTGAACGATGAACCGGCCATTACCGCCCTGATCCGCCAGCGAGGGGTCGAGGCGGGCCTGGTGCGGGTGCTGCCCGTGGCCGCCATCAGCAAGGGGATCAAGGGCGAGCAGTTGTGCGAATTCGGCGAGCTGAAGGCCGCCGGCGCCGTGGGTGTGAGCGATGACGGTCGGCCTGTGATGAATGCCCAGCTCATGCGACGTGCACTGGAATATGCGGCCGCGTTCGGCCTCCTGGTCGTCTCCCATTGCGAGGACTTGCATTTGGCAGAGGGCGGCGCCATGAACGAAGGGGTTACCGCCACCCGCATGGGGTTGTCCGGTATTCCCAATGCCGCCGAAAGCGTCATGGTGATGCGCGACATCGCTCTGGCCCAGCTCACCGGGGCGCCGGTGCATATCGCCCATGTCAGTGCCCGCCAATCGGTGACCGCCATCCGGCGCGCCAAAGAAGAGGGTATTCGGGTGACGGCCGAAACCGCGCCGCACTACTTCACGCTCACCGACGCAGCCGTTGAGGGTTACAACACCCACGCCAAGATGAACCCACCCCTGAGATCCGAAGAGGATCGCGAGGCCGTCAGGCAGGGATTGGCCGACGGCACGCTGGATGCCATCGCCACGGACCATGCCCCCCATTCGGTGATGGAAAAGGAGGTGGAGTTCGACCGGGCGGCCAACGGCATCATCGGCCTGGAGACCTCCCTGCCGCTGGGGTTGAAGTTGGTGCAGGAGGGGGTGTTGACCATCGATACGCTCATCACCCGCATGGCCGCGGCGCCGGCCCGCATCCTGGGGATGGAGAGCGGTGTGCGCGCTGGGCTGACGGCCGATTTGACGCTCATCGACCCGGAAAAAGTCTTCACGGTCAAGGCCGTCGATCTAAATTCCAAGAGCCGCAACACGCCCTTCGACGGATGGCAGCTCAAAGGCAAAGCCGTGATGACCATCCTGGGCGGCAAGATAACGTATCAAGATGTCGGCGCTGGGTCTTTGGGGCGGGGATAAAACCCGCCCCTTCGAGACCCCATTCATAAAAGCGGTCGCTGGTTTGATCTCGGATGTGTAGGGGCGGGCTTTGCGCCCGCCCACACTTTAAACTTAAAACTTCAAACTTTAGACTATCTCCTATGACCCCATCCGATGCCCATCTGCTGATTGTCGACGACGAGCGGAGCATGCGCGAACTGCTCGAATACATGCTCTCCAAAGAAGGCTACCAGATCGACCTGGCCGAAAACGGCCGCAAGGCGATCGAGAAGATCCAGGCGACGGATTATGATCTGGTGCTCACCGACATCAAGCTGGGGGACCTTACCGGCCTGGATGTATTGCGCGCTGCAAAGCGGAAGAACCCCAACATCGTGGTCATCATGATTTCGGCCTTCGCCACCACCGAAACGGCGGTCGAAGCCATGAACGACGGGGCCTACGACTACGTTCCCAAGCCGTTCGACAACGACGAGCTCAAGGAGACCATCGCCAACGCCCTGGAGCGCAAGACCCTCGATGCCGAGCGCGAGGCCATGGAAGACGAGCTGAAAAGCACGGTTCATTTCGATAAGATCGTGGGCGGCAGCCCCCGCATGCTGCACATCTACCAGATGGTGCGCCAGGTGGCCAAGACGCGCACCAATATATTGATTACCGGCGAAAGCGGCACCGGAAAAGAGCTCATCGCCCGGGCTATTCATGACAACAGCGACCGCGCCGACAAGGCCTTCATCCCCGTCAACTGCGGCGGCATTCCCGAAACCCTGGTGGAGAGTGAGTTTTTCGGCCACAAGAAGGGTGCCTTCACCGGCGCCACCCAGGACAAGCAGGGCCTGCTCGAAGCGGCCCACGGCGGCACCATCTTCCTGGACGAGGTCGGTGAACTGAGCATCACCATGCAGGTCAAGCTGCTGCGGGCCGTGCAGGAGCGCAGTTTTCGCGCCGTGGGCGGCACCCGCGACATCAACGTGGATATTCGCATCATCTCGGCCACCAACAAGCGTCTAGAAGACGAGGTCATCGCAGGGCGTTTCCGCGAGGATCTGTTTTACCGACTCAACGTCATCGAGATCAAGGTGCCCCCCCTGCGCGAGCGCAAAGGCGACCTGAAGATCCTTACCCAGCACTTCATCGAGAAATTCAGCCGCGAGATGGGCAAAGAGGTGACCAAGGTTTCTTCTTACGCCATCGACCTGCTCAAAAAATACAACTTTCCCGGCAACGTGCGCGAGCTGGAAAACCTCATCGAACGCTCAGTGGCCCTCTCCTCCACCAACATTCTGTTGCCTGACAGCCTGGCCATGTCCATCCACAAGCGCCGCTGGATCGAGGGTGTTCAGAACAAGCGCTTCGATCTGGACGAAGTGCCCCACGGCGTCTCCCTGGACAACATCCTGGCCGACATCGAACAGGCCTACCTTAAAAAGGCCTTGGAGTGCACCAGCGGCAACAAGAACAAGGCCGCCGAACTTCTCGGCATCACCTTCCGGTCGTTCCGCTATCGGTTGGACAAGCTGAATATCGAAGCGGCCGATTAGCGTCGCTCGCCTTCCTCATATAATATTCGTCAATTTTGTACTCCCTGGCCGGTCAAAAGAAGTCGCAGAGGTGTCATGCCGGAGCCGGGTCGTGGTCCGGGGCAGGCTTCGAATCGGCATCCAGAACTTATTGAAAATACCGGATTCCGGATTTCACCGGAATGACTGCAAAACCTGATTCCGGGCCTCTACGAAGCCATCAATATTAGATGAAAGCCAAATCGCCAGAGCATGTGGCTCGGCGGGTTGTGGTGTAATCGAAGATTTTTCAGCCGGGCACTTGACGATTTTTGTCAAAGCGCGCGTAATTTGTTTGGCACACGGTTGCCGAGTGCTATCAAATTGACGGTACGTTTTGGTGGATAATCCAATAAGTGCCAAAAAACAGAGGGTTGCCGAAAATTCCATCCCGAT
This Desulfatitalea tepidiphila DNA region includes the following protein-coding sequences:
- a CDS encoding sigma-54-dependent transcriptional regulator is translated as MTPSDAHLLIVDDERSMRELLEYMLSKEGYQIDLAENGRKAIEKIQATDYDLVLTDIKLGDLTGLDVLRAAKRKNPNIVVIMISAFATTETAVEAMNDGAYDYVPKPFDNDELKETIANALERKTLDAEREAMEDELKSTVHFDKIVGGSPRMLHIYQMVRQVAKTRTNILITGESGTGKELIARAIHDNSDRADKAFIPVNCGGIPETLVESEFFGHKKGAFTGATQDKQGLLEAAHGGTIFLDEVGELSITMQVKLLRAVQERSFRAVGGTRDINVDIRIISATNKRLEDEVIAGRFREDLFYRLNVIEIKVPPLRERKGDLKILTQHFIEKFSREMGKEVTKVSSYAIDLLKKYNFPGNVRELENLIERSVALSSTNILLPDSLAMSIHKRRWIEGVQNKRFDLDEVPHGVSLDNILADIEQAYLKKALECTSGNKNKAAELLGITFRSFRYRLDKLNIEAAD
- a CDS encoding dihydroorotase — translated: MPMLIRGARVIDPGKLDQVSDVLIEKGRIAAVQPVGTLDRVGGESEMQVIEAQGLWLTPGLIDMHVHFREPGQEYKETILTGSRAAAAGGFTAVATMPNTDPVNDEPAITALIRQRGVEAGLVRVLPVAAISKGIKGEQLCEFGELKAAGAVGVSDDGRPVMNAQLMRRALEYAAAFGLLVVSHCEDLHLAEGGAMNEGVTATRMGLSGIPNAAESVMVMRDIALAQLTGAPVHIAHVSARQSVTAIRRAKEEGIRVTAETAPHYFTLTDAAVEGYNTHAKMNPPLRSEEDREAVRQGLADGTLDAIATDHAPHSVMEKEVEFDRAANGIIGLETSLPLGLKLVQEGVLTIDTLITRMAAAPARILGMESGVRAGLTADLTLIDPEKVFTVKAVDLNSKSRNTPFDGWQLKGKAVMTILGGKITYQDVGAGSLGRG